A genomic region of Porticoccaceae bacterium LTM1 contains the following coding sequences:
- a CDS encoding BolA/IbaG family iron-sulfur metabolism protein, translating to MQPEEVKQVLQEQMPDCQISVESEGGHYRIVAIGEIFEGLRAVKRQQLIYAALNSHIASGAIHAVYITAKTPAEVQ from the coding sequence ATGCAGCCTGAAGAGGTTAAACAAGTACTGCAAGAGCAGATGCCGGATTGCCAGATCAGTGTTGAGAGTGAGGGTGGTCACTATCGCATTGTTGCAATTGGTGAAATTTTTGAAGGCCTGCGAGCGGTTAAGCGACAGCAGCTGATTTATGCAGCACTGAACAGCCATATCGCCAGCGGAGCAATTCACGCAGTTTATATCACCGCAAAAACTCCCGCCGAAGTGCAATAG
- a CDS encoding ABC transporter substrate-binding protein, with the protein MKHILIAFLMMLGCLANAAEGKTVEPDQLVQEMTNDLLNSMEQYRETVDANPEPFFDYLESRLNNIIDFPWIAKNVMGPYRDGATDDQQERFAKVFRRGLVETYGRGLLSYSDEKIEVMPLEGGANGKRKVSIDQKIYGKTDVYPVSYSMGLNRDGEWKITNVILNGVNLGKTFRNQFIQAAKQHDGDIDKVIENWAAKV; encoded by the coding sequence ATGAAACATATTTTGATTGCCTTTCTGATGATGTTGGGCTGTTTGGCGAATGCTGCTGAGGGAAAAACTGTCGAGCCGGATCAACTGGTCCAGGAGATGACCAACGATCTGCTGAACTCAATGGAGCAGTATCGCGAAACCGTAGATGCTAATCCTGAACCGTTTTTTGATTATCTGGAAAGTCGTCTCAATAACATAATTGATTTTCCCTGGATCGCCAAAAATGTGATGGGGCCCTATCGCGATGGGGCTACTGATGATCAGCAGGAAAGATTTGCAAAAGTATTTCGCCGCGGTCTGGTGGAGACCTATGGTCGTGGTCTGCTCAGTTACAGTGATGAAAAAATTGAAGTGATGCCGCTGGAAGGTGGCGCTAACGGCAAACGAAAAGTTAGCATTGATCAGAAGATTTACGGTAAAACCGATGTTTACCCTGTGTCATACAGCATGGGATTGAACCGCGACGGCGAGTGGAAGATTACCAATGTGATACTGAATGGTGTCAATCTCGGTAAAACATTCCGTAACCAGTTTATTCAAGCGGCCAAACAGCATGACGGCGACATTGATAAAGTTATTGAGAATTGGGCGGCCAAGGTTTAA
- a CDS encoding calcium/sodium antiporter encodes MTAMLPASIAVVLGLIGLLWGADRFVAGSAGGAKNFGISPLIIGLTFVSIGTSAPEIFVAVNAALSGSGDIAIGNALGSNIANVGLVLGVTALVAPLPSQWHLLKQEAPVLLGVTALAGILLANNYLSRLDGLLLLGLLVPTLWLTIHLKKRELSPIEVAEEEEIPDISTGAAILWFVVGLAVLLVSSEALVWGAKEIATHFGVSELVIGLTVVAIGTSLPELAASVMSAIKGQHDIALGNVIGSNMFNLMAVMSVPGIISPITLQSGVLSRDYVAMAALTALLVVAIWLSLRGKSSQQAGRLGRRFGITLLLLWFGYNYLLLVHG; translated from the coding sequence ATGACCGCCATGCTACCCGCCTCTATCGCTGTTGTACTTGGACTGATTGGCCTTTTATGGGGTGCCGACCGCTTTGTAGCCGGCAGTGCCGGTGGCGCCAAAAATTTCGGTATCTCGCCTTTAATTATAGGCCTGACCTTTGTATCTATCGGCACCTCAGCGCCGGAAATTTTTGTCGCCGTGAACGCCGCCCTCTCCGGTTCAGGTGACATTGCCATCGGCAACGCGCTTGGCTCCAATATTGCCAACGTTGGCCTGGTGCTAGGGGTTACAGCTCTCGTTGCCCCACTACCCAGCCAGTGGCACCTGCTCAAGCAGGAAGCTCCGGTACTTCTCGGAGTGACCGCCCTGGCTGGTATTTTACTGGCCAACAACTACCTCAGCCGCCTCGACGGGCTTTTGTTACTGGGCCTGTTAGTACCAACACTTTGGTTAACCATCCACCTCAAAAAGCGCGAACTCTCGCCAATTGAAGTGGCAGAAGAAGAGGAAATACCCGACATTTCAACCGGCGCGGCCATTTTGTGGTTTGTAGTTGGCCTTGCGGTGCTGCTGGTCAGTTCGGAAGCCTTGGTATGGGGCGCCAAAGAGATTGCCACTCACTTCGGTGTCAGCGAACTGGTTATTGGACTTACCGTCGTAGCCATCGGCACCAGCCTGCCAGAACTGGCCGCTTCCGTGATGAGCGCAATCAAGGGTCAGCACGATATCGCACTTGGCAATGTGATCGGCTCCAACATGTTCAACCTGATGGCGGTAATGTCCGTACCCGGCATTATCAGCCCAATCACATTGCAATCAGGTGTTTTAAGTCGTGACTATGTCGCTATGGCTGCCCTGACTGCACTGCTAGTCGTGGCAATCTGGCTTTCGCTGCGCGGAAAATCAAGCCAGCAAGCCGGACGTCTCGGCAGGCGCTTTGGTATAACACTGCTGCTTCTCTGGTTTGGCTACAACTACCTTCTGTTGGTTCACGGCTGA
- a CDS encoding KpsF/GutQ family sugar-phosphate isomerase, with protein MTPKPVTPDSLIHTGRRTIQIEAEAVQQLEGRIDKAFVRACELMMAVEGRVVVTGMGKSGHIGRKIAATLASTGTPAFFVHPGEASHGDLGMITEKDVVLAMSNSGSTGEVVTLLPLIKRLGVPLISMTGNPNSPLAEAAEAHLDISVANEACPLGLAPTSSTTVTLVMGDALAVALLEARGFTAEDFAFSHPGGALGRKLLLKVTDIMHKGDEVPRVTSDCSVRKALIEMTGKGFGMTTVVDNNQQLLGVFTDGDLRRAVDQNVDINSAQVGDVMTRKCKTVSQEMLAAEALRIMEDNKITALVVENEQQQPCGVLHMHDILRAGVM; from the coding sequence ATGACCCCAAAACCCGTCACCCCTGACAGCCTGATCCACACCGGCCGCCGCACCATTCAAATCGAAGCGGAAGCAGTACAGCAACTGGAAGGACGCATCGACAAAGCGTTTGTACGCGCCTGTGAGTTGATGATGGCTGTTGAAGGGAGAGTGGTGGTAACAGGCATGGGCAAGTCCGGGCACATTGGCCGCAAGATCGCGGCCACCCTGGCCAGCACTGGCACCCCAGCCTTTTTCGTACACCCCGGTGAAGCCAGCCACGGCGACCTGGGCATGATCACCGAAAAAGACGTTGTGTTGGCGATGTCCAACTCTGGCTCTACTGGGGAAGTAGTTACTTTGCTGCCACTGATCAAACGACTGGGTGTTCCACTGATCAGTATGACTGGCAACCCGAACTCCCCGCTGGCAGAGGCCGCCGAAGCACACCTTGATATCAGTGTTGCCAATGAAGCCTGCCCACTTGGGTTGGCACCAACCTCCAGTACGACGGTCACATTGGTTATGGGCGACGCTCTGGCCGTAGCTCTTCTCGAAGCGCGAGGTTTTACCGCAGAAGATTTCGCCTTCTCACACCCGGGCGGTGCATTGGGGCGCAAGTTGCTACTGAAAGTAACCGACATCATGCATAAAGGTGACGAAGTGCCACGAGTGACCAGCGACTGCTCGGTACGCAAGGCACTCATCGAGATGACCGGCAAGGGATTTGGCATGACCACCGTTGTTGATAACAACCAACAGCTGCTGGGAGTTTTCACCGACGGTGACCTGCGTAGAGCAGTTGACCAGAATGTCGACATCAACAGCGCCCAGGTGGGCGACGTTATGACCCGCAAGTGCAAGACTGTCTCTCAGGAGATGCTGGCCGCCGAGGCGCTGCGCATTATGGAAGACAACAAGATTACCGCCCTGGTTGTGGAGAATGAGCAACAACAGCCCTGCGGTGTACTGCATATGCACGATATTCTTCGTGCAGGGGTAATGTAA
- the lptC gene encoding LPS export ABC transporter periplasmic protein LptC, with product MIRTSLIFIILLAGIVAFIDFWDSPPEKFFKSKTTTVANPKANVFMTNTETRQFGENGQLQFQLNTVRSEHYENEERFELSSPVVTAHQDKRPPWVLTAEKGVITEKDKKMLLSGEVLAEQTLTGNRYNKIATPELTFHFEKKFAETDKPVTLTTPESLTTGVGMTAELERGLYKLGLNPQSRVKSQYDAK from the coding sequence ATGATTCGCACTTCGCTGATTTTCATCATCCTGCTGGCAGGCATTGTTGCCTTTATAGACTTTTGGGATTCACCTCCTGAAAAGTTTTTCAAAAGCAAAACCACTACCGTCGCCAACCCCAAGGCAAATGTCTTTATGACAAACACCGAGACTCGGCAGTTTGGCGAAAACGGCCAACTGCAGTTTCAACTCAATACAGTGCGCAGTGAGCACTATGAAAATGAAGAGCGCTTTGAGCTTTCCTCTCCAGTGGTAACCGCACATCAGGACAAACGCCCCCCATGGGTATTGACCGCAGAAAAAGGTGTTATCACAGAGAAGGACAAAAAAATGCTGTTGTCTGGAGAAGTGCTTGCGGAGCAAACTCTGACTGGTAACAGATACAACAAGATAGCCACCCCGGAGCTGACGTTTCACTTCGAGAAAAAATTCGCTGAAACCGACAAACCGGTTACACTAACCACACCCGAAAGTTTAACCACCGGTGTCGGCATGACCGCCGAACTGGAAAGAGGCCTCTACAAACTGGGCCTGAACCCACAATCGCGAGTTAAAAGCCAGTACGATGCCAAGTAA
- the lptA gene encoding lipopolysaccharide transport periplasmic protein LptA, with protein sequence MKWIVIPALSVTMGATGAIALQNDLKERIKAEADLYELNDLEHITTYTGSVIITQGSIRIEADTVTVKWAVNHETNERTIESLTCNGQPARFQQEINPEEGLVVATANTIFYDHSNEKIELTKDANITREDGSLLTSDSILYDLSTGGMSAGKNERVKTVFPPQKQKEEKDGDS encoded by the coding sequence TTGAAATGGATAGTAATACCAGCACTGAGCGTAACAATGGGTGCCACTGGTGCTATCGCCCTTCAGAACGACTTGAAAGAGCGTATCAAAGCCGAGGCCGACCTGTATGAGCTCAATGATTTGGAGCACATCACCACGTACACCGGCTCCGTAATCATTACCCAAGGATCAATTCGGATTGAGGCAGACACTGTGACCGTCAAGTGGGCAGTAAACCACGAGACCAACGAACGAACGATTGAAAGCCTCACCTGCAACGGTCAGCCAGCTCGTTTCCAGCAAGAAATCAATCCGGAAGAAGGCCTTGTTGTGGCCACTGCCAATACAATTTTTTACGACCACTCAAACGAAAAAATTGAACTCACTAAAGATGCCAATATCACTCGTGAAGATGGCAGCTTGTTAACCAGTGACAGCATTCTTTACGACCTCTCAACTGGTGGCATGTCCGCCGGTAAAAATGAGCGCGTAAAAACCGTTTTCCCGCCACAAAAACAAAAGGAAGAAAAAGATGGCGACTCTTGA
- the lptB gene encoding LPS export ABC transporter ATP-binding protein — MATLEARHLAKSYKRRPVVKDVTLKVHSGEIVGLLGPNGAGKTTCFYMIVGLVAQGGGTITINGEDITKQPMHGRARQGIGYLPQEASIFRRLSVQDNIMAILETRKDLNRKQRKEKLEELLKEFHITHIRTSLGMSLSGGERRRVEIARALATEPQFVLLDEPFAGVDPISVNDIKFVIRHLRDKGIGVLITDHNVRETLDICQRAYIVGEGRVIAEGGAEAILSNQQVRNVYLGENFQL, encoded by the coding sequence ATGGCGACTCTTGAAGCCCGCCATCTCGCCAAGTCCTACAAGCGTCGCCCGGTCGTCAAGGACGTAACCCTCAAGGTTCACAGCGGTGAAATCGTAGGCCTGCTGGGCCCCAACGGCGCCGGCAAGACCACCTGTTTCTACATGATTGTCGGACTGGTTGCACAGGGTGGTGGCACCATCACCATCAATGGCGAAGACATCACAAAACAGCCGATGCATGGCCGCGCACGTCAAGGAATCGGCTACCTGCCACAGGAAGCCTCCATCTTTCGCCGCCTGAGTGTTCAGGACAACATCATGGCGATTCTGGAGACACGCAAAGATCTCAATCGCAAACAACGCAAAGAGAAGCTGGAAGAGCTGCTCAAAGAGTTCCACATCACCCACATTCGCACCAGCCTGGGCATGAGCCTTTCCGGCGGTGAACGACGTCGAGTTGAGATCGCCAGGGCACTGGCCACCGAGCCACAGTTTGTTCTGCTTGATGAACCTTTTGCCGGTGTTGACCCGATTTCGGTCAATGACATCAAGTTCGTTATTCGTCATCTTCGTGACAAAGGCATTGGTGTATTAATCACCGACCACAACGTACGTGAAACTCTGGATATCTGCCAGCGAGCCTATATTGTCGGGGAAGGCCGTGTCATTGCCGAGGGTGGCGCTGAAGCCATTCTCTCAAACCAGCAAGTACGCAATGTGTACCTGGGTGAGAACTTTCAGCTTTGA
- a CDS encoding RNA polymerase factor sigma-54, producing the protein MKQSLQLKIGQHLAMTPQLQQAIKLLQLSSLDLQQEIQQALYENPLLELAEEDDHAGSTSDDSQESSESSSTSNADGVDDWSNEIPNDLPVDANWDDIFQATAGLSGSNTPVNGESRDFDSVQTVTESLQDHLLWQLNLSHLSDRDRIIGSNIIDGIGEDGFLKLPINEIWQGLQSEVDEEDPVELDEVEAVLHRIQQFDPPGVGACSLRECLLIQLGQLPSDTPFLAEARKLVNDHLDLIASRDYRQIERRTGLPTADVESAVDLIQRLSPRPGDAIQSNDIEYVVPDVRVSRKDECWQVSLNNDITPSIRINQSYAQLIRRADSSDQNRFLRDNLQEARTFLRSLESRNETLMRVATAIVESQQGFLEQGPEAMKPMVLADIADRLELHESTISRVTTQKYIDTPKGIYELKYFFSSHVSTASGGQCSSTAIRAMLKKMISEENPAKPLSDSKLATILEEKGIQVARRTVAKYRESLNIPSSSERKRYQRRQ; encoded by the coding sequence ATGAAACAGAGCCTGCAACTCAAAATCGGACAACACCTGGCAATGACGCCTCAACTTCAGCAAGCTATCAAGCTGCTGCAGTTGTCGTCGCTCGACTTGCAACAGGAGATTCAACAGGCCCTGTACGAAAATCCGTTGCTGGAACTCGCCGAAGAAGATGACCACGCCGGGTCGACAAGCGACGACTCCCAGGAGTCCTCCGAATCAAGCTCCACATCAAATGCTGATGGCGTAGACGACTGGAGCAACGAAATACCCAATGACCTGCCGGTCGACGCCAACTGGGACGATATTTTCCAGGCTACTGCAGGACTCTCCGGCAGCAACACCCCGGTTAACGGAGAAAGCCGCGACTTTGATAGCGTGCAAACCGTTACCGAATCCCTTCAGGATCACCTGCTGTGGCAGCTAAACCTCTCTCACCTGTCCGACCGGGACCGCATCATCGGCTCCAACATTATTGATGGCATAGGCGAGGATGGCTTCCTGAAGCTGCCCATCAACGAGATTTGGCAGGGCCTGCAATCAGAAGTTGACGAAGAAGACCCGGTAGAGCTGGATGAAGTCGAAGCGGTACTGCACAGAATCCAGCAGTTTGACCCGCCCGGCGTCGGCGCCTGTAGCCTTCGGGAGTGTCTGCTGATACAGCTGGGACAGTTGCCATCAGATACCCCATTTCTGGCCGAGGCTCGCAAACTGGTTAATGACCACCTCGACCTGATCGCAAGCCGCGATTATCGACAGATTGAGCGCAGAACCGGCCTGCCAACTGCAGACGTGGAATCTGCGGTAGATCTGATCCAGAGACTCTCACCACGGCCCGGCGATGCTATTCAAAGCAACGATATCGAGTATGTCGTTCCCGATGTACGGGTCAGCCGTAAAGACGAATGCTGGCAAGTGTCGCTCAACAACGACATCACCCCCAGCATCCGCATCAATCAAAGCTACGCCCAACTCATCCGCCGGGCAGATAGCAGTGACCAAAACCGCTTTTTGCGCGATAACCTGCAAGAAGCACGCACCTTCCTGCGAAGCCTTGAGAGTCGCAATGAAACCCTGATGAGAGTGGCAACAGCCATCGTCGAGTCCCAGCAGGGGTTCCTGGAACAGGGTCCGGAAGCAATGAAACCGATGGTACTGGCAGACATTGCTGACCGCCTGGAATTGCATGAATCCACCATCTCCAGGGTCACAACCCAAAAGTACATTGACACCCCCAAAGGGATCTATGAACTGAAGTACTTCTTTTCGAGTCATGTCAGCACAGCAAGTGGAGGACAGTGTTCATCTACCGCAATACGCGCTATGCTGAAAAAAATGATTTCAGAAGAGAATCCGGCCAAACCGCTGAGCGATAGCAAACTGGCCACTATACTTGAAGAAAAAGGTATTCAGGTTGCCCGGCGCACCGTCGCCAAGTATCGCGAAAGTCTTAACATACCTTCGTCGAGCGAACGCAAACGGTACCAGCGCAGGCAATAG
- the raiA gene encoding ribosome-associated translation inhibitor RaiA has translation MQLNISGHHLEVTDPIKSYVTNKVDRLQRHSDRITTTNVILTVDKLVQKAEATVHVSGGELFADSEHEDLYAAIDMLVDKLDRQLIKHKQKQRGR, from the coding sequence ATGCAACTCAACATCAGCGGACACCACCTTGAAGTTACCGATCCCATCAAAAGCTACGTCACCAATAAAGTGGATCGCCTGCAGCGACACAGCGACCGTATTACCACCACCAACGTTATTCTCACTGTCGACAAGCTGGTTCAAAAAGCCGAAGCTACCGTCCATGTCAGTGGTGGCGAATTGTTTGCCGACAGTGAGCACGAAGACCTTTACGCCGCCATCGATATGTTGGTGGACAAGCTGGATCGACAACTGATCAAGCACAAACAGAAACAACGCGGTCGCTAA
- the ptsN gene encoding PTS IIA-like nitrogen regulatory protein PtsN has translation MLISEILAPDRTLCCAKAGSKKRLLEFLAHFLAEKSPYANAEILFEQLLARERLGSTGIGEGVAIPHCRLPGFDQTNGILLKLEQPIDFDSIDGQPVDLVFALVVPEEHNDEHLVTLSNIAELLQDPAQRAKLRSAQSDDELYRAATVNRAA, from the coding sequence ATGCTAATTTCAGAAATCCTCGCTCCCGATCGCACGCTTTGCTGCGCCAAAGCTGGCAGTAAAAAAAGACTGCTGGAATTTCTCGCCCATTTCCTGGCAGAGAAAAGTCCCTATGCCAATGCCGAAATACTATTTGAGCAACTGTTGGCCAGGGAGCGACTTGGCAGCACTGGCATTGGGGAAGGCGTTGCCATTCCCCACTGCCGCCTGCCCGGCTTTGACCAAACCAATGGCATTTTGCTGAAACTTGAGCAGCCCATTGATTTTGACTCCATAGATGGTCAGCCGGTGGATCTGGTATTTGCACTAGTGGTTCCTGAGGAACACAACGACGAACATCTCGTCACCCTGTCAAATATCGCCGAACTATTGCAGGATCCTGCTCAACGGGCGAAACTTCGATCTGCGCAAAGCGATGACGAGCTGTATCGTGCTGCTACAGTTAACCGGGCAGCCTAA
- the rapZ gene encoding RNase adapter RapZ: MRLVVISGRSGSGKSTALHVMEDVGFTCIDNLPAGLLPALFEQLKSSNEPEDLQVAVGIDARNLIDDMEHFPGILDQLKAAGVNYEVIYLDAGDTTLLKRFSETRRKHPLSTTHLGLKESIDWEREILEPIAMIADRVVDTTSMTLHQLRDLIKKQVSPDTRGDMTILFESFGFKRGVPVDVDLVFDARCLPNPYWKAELRAFTGQDRPVVDFLEAQVDVAHMFADITGFLERWIPKFQANNRSYLTVAIGCTGGQHRSVYLSNKLAEYFKKRLSNPVQVRHRELD; this comes from the coding sequence ATGCGCTTGGTAGTAATCAGCGGCCGTTCAGGGTCGGGGAAAAGTACAGCGTTACATGTAATGGAAGATGTAGGTTTTACCTGCATTGATAACCTGCCGGCAGGCCTGCTACCGGCACTGTTTGAACAGCTGAAAAGCAGCAACGAGCCAGAAGACCTTCAGGTGGCTGTTGGCATTGACGCCCGCAACCTGATTGATGACATGGAGCACTTTCCCGGCATCCTCGATCAACTCAAGGCTGCTGGCGTCAATTACGAGGTAATCTACCTCGATGCAGGCGATACCACCCTGCTTAAACGCTTCAGTGAAACACGCCGCAAGCACCCGCTCAGCACCACGCACCTTGGCTTAAAGGAGTCTATCGACTGGGAAAGGGAAATTCTCGAACCCATCGCCATGATCGCCGATCGCGTGGTAGATACCACCTCAATGACCCTGCACCAGTTGCGGGACCTGATCAAAAAACAGGTTTCCCCGGATACCAGGGGCGACATGACAATCCTGTTTGAGTCCTTTGGTTTTAAACGCGGTGTGCCGGTGGACGTGGACCTTGTTTTTGACGCCCGCTGCCTACCCAATCCCTACTGGAAAGCCGAGCTTCGGGCCTTTACCGGTCAGGATCGACCCGTAGTGGACTTTCTGGAAGCACAAGTAGATGTCGCACATATGTTTGCCGATATCACCGGATTCCTGGAACGCTGGATCCCCAAGTTCCAGGCCAATAACCGCAGCTATCTGACCGTCGCTATAGGATGTACTGGCGGTCAGCACCGCTCCGTTTACCTGAGCAACAAACTGGCAGAATACTTCAAGAAAAGACTCAGCAATCCGGTGCAGGTTCGTCATCGCGAGCTCGACTAG
- a CDS encoding HPr family phosphocarrier protein, translating to MINTELTIINKLGLHARAATKLAQTANQFASTIRCGHNGKLVDAKSVMAVMMLAASKGTVLEWEIDGRDEKHALAAIDALIADCFGEEQ from the coding sequence ATGATCAATACCGAACTGACCATCATCAACAAATTGGGCCTGCACGCTCGAGCAGCCACCAAGCTCGCCCAAACAGCGAACCAGTTTGCCAGCACCATTCGCTGCGGGCACAACGGGAAACTGGTCGACGCAAAAAGCGTCATGGCCGTAATGATGCTGGCTGCCAGTAAAGGCACCGTACTAGAGTGGGAGATCGATGGCAGGGATGAAAAACATGCTCTCGCTGCCATTGACGCCCTTATCGCCGACTGCTTTGGTGAAGAGCAATAA
- the mgtE gene encoding magnesium transporter, which translates to MQPAKDSSNHLAHLDRISEALDSGTLSHTQHMLNSLSPPDIAHLIQASPPKERHVLWELVDKEFEGEVLQELEEDVQRQFLLRMDSQQLVDLTEGLDVDDVADILQQLPDRVISEVLESMTSADRHRIESILNFDEDTAGGLMDTDTITVRPDLTLDVVLRFLRRHEELPSGTDNLFVVNRNDTFLGVLPLRKVLTSGPNTTVREIMLTDVQAIPATMADREVAHLFERHDLVSAPVVDEQGKLLGRITIDDVVDVIIEEADHSLLGLAGLSDEEDTFGSVRRTAPRRAIWLGINLLTAILAAIVIKQFDATIEDIVALAVLMPIVASMGGVAGSQTLTVVIRGMAQGQVGRSNLGWLLNKEFGVGLINGLLWAAVMGAVAGAFYNPDIGMVIGAAMVINLITAAVAGAVLPITLKSMNIDPALAGSVVLTTITDVVGFFAFLGLASLYLIP; encoded by the coding sequence ATGCAGCCTGCGAAGGATTCGTCCAATCATCTTGCGCATCTGGATCGTATCAGCGAAGCCCTGGATTCCGGCACGCTGAGTCATACCCAGCACATGCTCAACTCGCTTTCTCCGCCGGATATTGCCCACCTGATCCAAGCCTCTCCCCCCAAAGAGCGTCATGTACTCTGGGAGCTGGTTGATAAAGAGTTTGAAGGTGAGGTACTGCAGGAACTGGAAGAAGATGTCCAGCGCCAATTCCTGTTGCGCATGGACAGCCAGCAGCTCGTTGACCTGACCGAAGGCCTCGACGTCGACGACGTAGCCGATATTCTCCAGCAATTGCCTGACCGGGTAATCTCGGAAGTGCTGGAATCAATGACCAGTGCAGACCGTCATCGCATCGAAAGTATTCTGAATTTCGACGAGGATACCGCTGGCGGCTTGATGGATACCGACACCATCACCGTACGCCCGGACCTCACACTGGATGTGGTACTGCGCTTTCTGCGCCGCCACGAAGAACTGCCTAGCGGCACAGACAACCTGTTCGTCGTCAATCGAAACGACACCTTTCTGGGTGTTTTGCCACTGCGAAAAGTGCTTACTTCCGGTCCTAACACTACCGTTCGGGAGATTATGCTCACCGACGTACAGGCAATTCCTGCCACCATGGCTGATCGTGAAGTAGCTCACCTGTTTGAACGCCATGACCTGGTATCTGCGCCTGTAGTGGACGAACAAGGCAAGCTACTGGGCCGAATCACCATTGACGACGTGGTAGACGTAATTATCGAAGAGGCTGACCACTCCCTGCTCGGTCTGGCAGGCTTGAGTGACGAAGAAGACACCTTTGGCTCGGTACGCCGCACCGCCCCGCGCCGGGCAATCTGGTTGGGCATCAACCTGTTGACCGCCATTCTCGCGGCAATTGTGATCAAACAATTCGATGCCACGATTGAAGATATAGTTGCCCTGGCCGTACTGATGCCGATTGTCGCCAGCATGGGCGGGGTTGCCGGCAGCCAGACCCTGACTGTGGTGATTCGCGGTATGGCACAAGGCCAGGTCGGCCGAAGCAACCTCGGATGGCTGCTTAACAAAGAATTTGGCGTCGGCCTGATCAACGGCCTGTTGTGGGCGGCCGTCATGGGCGCCGTTGCCGGTGCTTTTTACAACCCCGATATTGGCATGGTGATAGGCGCTGCCATGGTCATTAACCTGATCACCGCGGCCGTGGCCGGCGCAGTGCTGCCGATCACCCTTAAAAGCATGAATATCGACCCCGCTTTGGCAGGCAGCGTGGTGTTGACTACCATTACTGATGTGGTGGGCTTTTTTGCCTTCCTGGGCCTCGCCAGCCTCTACCTTATTCCCTGA
- the yjgA gene encoding ribosome biogenesis factor YjgA, which translates to MIDFPEDYGKDPDEPEEVILVSKSEMKRDMLALQKLGEDLVDLPEKQLEKFDLPDVLLEGIMLARRLKNREGRRRQLQYIGKVMRDIDVTEIRQQMENLQLQSRGFRQHFHQLEEWRDRLIEEGDDAVTALLEEQPDADRQKLRQLIRQAQKEQSQQKPPAASRKIFKYLRELFE; encoded by the coding sequence ATGATTGATTTTCCTGAAGATTACGGCAAAGACCCGGACGAACCTGAAGAGGTAATCCTGGTCAGCAAATCCGAAATGAAGCGAGACATGCTCGCCCTGCAAAAACTGGGTGAGGATCTTGTCGACCTGCCTGAAAAACAGCTGGAAAAATTTGACCTGCCGGATGTGCTACTCGAAGGCATTATGCTGGCCCGTCGCCTGAAAAACCGCGAGGGTCGTCGTCGCCAGCTGCAATATATTGGCAAGGTAATGCGCGACATAGATGTCACCGAAATCCGCCAGCAAATGGAAAACCTGCAGCTGCAAAGCCGTGGCTTTCGTCAACATTTCCACCAACTGGAAGAGTGGCGCGATCGCTTGATCGAAGAAGGTGATGACGCCGTCACGGCACTGCTGGAAGAACAACCGGATGCCGACCGCCAAAAATTGCGCCAGTTGATTCGTCAGGCTCAAAAAGAGCAGTCACAGCAAAAGCCGCCTGCGGCGAGCCGTAAGATTTTCAAATATCTGCGTGAGTTATTTGAGTAG